A DNA window from Piliocolobus tephrosceles isolate RC106 chromosome 9, ASM277652v3, whole genome shotgun sequence contains the following coding sequences:
- the LOC111549949 gene encoding LOW QUALITY PROTEIN: butyrophilin subfamily 2 member A2-like (The sequence of the model RefSeq protein was modified relative to this genomic sequence to represent the inferred CDS: inserted 3 bases in 2 codons; substituted 1 base at 1 genomic stop codon): MEPAAAPRFSLPASLLLLLLSLCALVSAPFTVVGPASPILAMVGENTTLRCHLSPEKNAEDMEVRWFWSQFXPAVFVFKGGRERTEEQMEEYXGRVAFVSKGISRGSMALVVHNVTAQENGIYRCYFQEGRSYDKAILRLVVAGLGSKPLIEIKAQEDGSIWLECVSGGWYPEPLTVWRNPYSEIVPTLKEVSITDAEALLVVTTAVIIRDKSVRNVSCSIKNTLLGQEKETVVFIPESFMPSTSPWMVALAVILTTSPWMVSMAVILAVFIIFMTVSICCIKKLQREKDSVGEKEVEQEEKEIAQQLQEELRWRRTFLHAADVVLDPDTTHPELFLSEDRRSVRRGPYRXRLPDNPERFDSQPRVLGWKSFASGKHDWEVEVENVMVWTVGVCGDSVERKGEVLLIPQNGFWTLEMFGNQYWALSSPDRILPLKESLCRVGVFLDYEAGDVSFYNMRDRSHIYSCPHSAFSVPVRPFFRLRSDDSPIFICPALTGASGVTVPDEGLTLHRVGTQQSL, from the exons ATGGAACCAGCTGCTGCTCCGCGCTTCTCCCTgccagcctccctcctcctcctcctgctcagcCTGTGTGCACTGGTCTCAGCCCCGTTTACTGTCGTGGGACCAGCTAGTCCCATCCTGGCCATGGTGGGAGAAAACACTACATTACGCTGCCATCTGTCACCCGAGAAAAATGCTGAGGACATGGAGGTGCGGTGGTTCTGGTCTCAGT TTCCTGCAGTATTTGTGTTtaagggtgggagagagagaacagaggagCAGATGGAGGAGTACTGAGGAAGAGTCGCCTTTGTGAGCAAAGGCATCAGCAGGGGCAGCATGGCCCTGGTCGTACACAATGTCACAGCCCAGGAGAATGGCATCTACCGCTGTTACTTCCAAGAAGGCAGGTCCTATGATAAGGCCATCCTGCGCCTCGTGGTGGCAGGCCTTGGCTCTAAGCCCCTCATTGAAATCAAGGCCCAAGAGGATGGGAGCATTTGGCTGGAGTGCGTATCTGGAGGGTGGTACCCAGAGCCCCTCACAGTGTGGAGGAACCCCTACAGTGAGATCGTGCCCACCCTGAAGGAGGTTTCCATCACTGATGCAGAAGCCCTCCTCGTGGTCACCACAGCTGTGATCATCAGAGACAAGTCTGTGAGGAATGTATCCTGCTCTATCAAAAACACCCTGCTCGGCCAGGAGAAGGAAACTGTTGTTTTTATTCCAGAATCCTTTATGCCCAGCACATCTCCGTGGATGGTGGCCCTGGCTGTCATCCTGACCACATCTCCCTGGATGGTGTCCATGGCTGTCATCCTGGCTGTTTTCATCATCTTCATGACTGTGAGCATCTGTTGCATCAAGAAACTTCAAAGGGAAAAAGATTCTGTCGGGGAAAAGGAAGTTgaacaagaggaaaaagaaattgcaCAGCAACTTCAAGAAGAATTGCGATGGAGAAGAACATTCTTACATGC TGCTGATGTGGTCCTGGATCCAGACACCACTCATCCCGAGCTCTTCCTGTCAGAGGACCGGAGAAGTGTGAGACGGGGCCCCTACAG CAGACTGCCTGACAACCCAGAGAGATTCGACAGTCAGCCTCGTGTCCTGGGATGGAAGAGCTTCGCCTCAGGGAAACAtgactgggaggtggaggtggaaaaTGTGATGGTGTGGACTGTGGGAGTCTGTGGAGACAGTGTTGAGAGGAAAGGGGAGGTCCTACTGATTCCTCAGAATGGCTTCTGGACCCTGGAGATGTTTGGAAACCAATACTGGGCCCTGTCCTCCCCTGATAGGATTCTCCCTTTGAAGGAGTCCCTCTGCCGTGTGGGCGTCTTCCTGGACTACGAAGCTGGAGATGTCTCCTTCTACAACATGAGGGACAGATCGCACATCTACTCGTGTCCTCATTCAGCATTTTCCGTGCCTGTGAGGCCCTTCTTCAGGTTACGGTCTGATGACAGTCCCATCTTCATCTGTCCCGCACTCACAGGAGCCAGTGGGGTCACAGTGCCTGACGAGGGCCTGACACTTCACAGAGTGGGGACCCAGCAGAGCCTGTAG